The following coding sequences lie in one Mustelus asterias chromosome 8, sMusAst1.hap1.1, whole genome shotgun sequence genomic window:
- the LOC144496990 gene encoding class I histocompatibility antigen, F10 alpha chain-like yields the protein MLLILFSISLCFSWVSPDTNTHTVMYTVVSGMEDFPAVTSTAVVDGIQTGYCDSNIRRCIRRQRFMAENIDSEFWDYITELVISHSDMVKENLNTVLKITNQTSGIHVLQWIRSVEVTEDGSIKRRMRYGFDGKDYISLEPDRMRWVAYNNFAVKTKEKWNSDQSWNNYWENYLQEVFVQHLNKYLEAGEEYFGRKVQPEVFISRSEPNSQYKSLTLSCLVTGFYPVDIEVNWLRNGEVMSETLSSGIRPNHDGTHQIQKEIEINTGDEDQYSCRIEHSSLAEPKLHQWEIPGNSGGLSHLGIIIGSVIPALAVIFGIIIWKSQWRDSPSGTYTTAPNSPSGTYTTAPSQ from the exons acactaacacacacacggtgatgtaCACTGTTGTCTCTGGGATGGAAGATTTTCCTGCGGTTACAAGCACTGCAGTGGTCGATGGTATCCAAACAGGATATTGTGACAGTAATATCCGTCGCTGCATTCGCAGACAGAGGTTCATGGCTGAAAATATCGACTCTGAATTCTGGGACTATATCACAGAACTGGTGATCTCGCACTCAGACATGGTGAAGGAGAATCTGAATACAGTGCTGAAGATCACAAACCAGACATCCG GAATTCACGTTCTTCAATGGATTCGGTCTGTTGAGGTCACTGAAGACGGCTCCATTAAGAGACGGATGCGGTATGGATTTGATGGAAAGGACTATATTAGTTTAGAGCCAGACAGAATGAGATGGGTCGCGTACAATAACTTCGCAGTGAAGACTAAAGAGAAATGGAACTCTGATCAATCCTGGAATAATTACTGGGAAAATTATCTGCAGGAAGTATTTGTTcaacatttaaataaatatttggaaGCTGGAGAAGAATATTTTGGACGGAAAg TTCAGCCTGAAGTCTTCATCTCCAGAAGTGAACCCAATAGTCAGTAcaagtcgctcactctctcctgccTGGTTACTGGCTTTTATCCTGTAGACATCGAGGTGAACTGGCTAAGGAATGGAGAGGTAATGTCTGAGACACTATCCTCGGGGATTCGACCGAACCACGATGGGACCCATCAGATCCAGAAAGAGATTGAAATAAATACTGGGGATGAGGATCAATACTCCTGTCGAATTGAACACAGCAGCCTGGCAGAGCCCAAGCTCCATCAGTGGG AAATCCCGGGAAACAGTGGGGGACTCTCCCATCTTGGAATTATAATTGGATCAGTGATCCCAGCACTGGCTGTTATATTCGGAATAATCATCTGGAAAAGCCAATGGAGAG ATTCACCAAGTGGGACGTACACAACAGCTCCCA